A single Streptomyces sannanensis DNA region contains:
- a CDS encoding ATP-binding protein: MRFTSTPRGARLARRLVSHRLNDWGHPYTTPANETLTLITAELSANAVRHGHIPGRDFHLQLTLAEDTFRIEVTDTRAEKQPPSIPPTLDSLSESGRGLHLVATLADDWGVTPRPAAPGKTVWAVLRVPTGGHGHTHPAAPRPADSVSAYGHNTESFSATSSRRRDGLGLRPGDASCEGRHR, translated from the coding sequence ATGCGCTTCACCTCAACCCCACGCGGAGCCCGCCTCGCCCGCCGACTGGTCTCGCACCGCCTGAACGACTGGGGCCACCCCTACACGACCCCGGCCAACGAGACGCTCACCCTCATCACGGCCGAACTCAGCGCCAACGCCGTACGCCACGGCCACATCCCCGGCCGGGACTTCCACCTTCAACTCACCCTGGCCGAGGACACCTTCCGCATCGAGGTGACCGACACACGTGCCGAGAAACAGCCCCCGTCCATTCCCCCGACCCTCGACTCCCTGTCCGAGTCCGGCCGCGGCCTCCACCTCGTCGCCACCCTCGCGGACGACTGGGGCGTCACCCCTCGCCCGGCCGCCCCCGGCAAGACCGTTTGGGCTGTGCTGCGCGTACCGACCGGAGGCCACGGGCACACGCACCCGGCGGCCCCTCGTCCGGCAGACTCGGTGTCGGCGTACGGGCACAACACCGAGTCATTTTCGGCTACTTCTTCACGGCGGCGCGACGGCCTCGGGCTGCGGCCGGGGGACGCCAGTTGCGAAGGTCGTCATCGGTGA
- a CDS encoding DUF397 domain-containing protein: MSTSDELNWFKSSYSGSQGDDCVEVAYRPGAVYVRDSKETEGPRFAVRPTAWVYFVGYITL, translated from the coding sequence ATGAGCACCAGCGACGAGCTGAACTGGTTCAAGAGCAGCTACAGCGGTTCCCAGGGCGACGACTGTGTAGAGGTCGCGTACCGGCCCGGTGCCGTGTACGTCCGGGACTCCAAGGAGACGGAGGGGCCGCGCTTCGCCGTGCGCCCGACGGCTTGGGTGTATTTTGTCGGATACATCACCCTTTGA
- the pglW gene encoding BREX system serine/threonine kinase PglW, whose translation MREGRWTTVTESEFDHERRGLDAIREKLPDSDPWRAWSNFTFTANTGHVREVDLLVVAPGGMCMIELKDWHGSVTSENGTWVQTTPGGHRRTHGNPLHLVNKKAKELAGLLGQNGKRVWVGEAVCFTDNSLRVRLPAHDQNGVYTIAELIKMLEQPPRDERRRISAIDSREIKTALERIGIRRSDAEYKVGPYELDRKSFDSGPTWADYQARHVELPELARIRIYLRERGSDATIRQSVENAARREAAVLKRFRHPGAVQLKDYYPSGHSAGPALLFDYHPQTMKLDEYLVQYGEKLDVLGRMALVRQLAETMRSAHSSRIHHRALAARSVHVLPRNRGRKGQAVGEEAAWLSPRLQISDWQIATQRSLGSSQGGGATRFAPTALSAMHIAEGSDPYLAPELTALNADPVYLDVYGLGVLTYLLVTGKAPAASQAELLARLEAGEGLRPSSLVDGLSEDIDFLVQAATAYRPQQRLSTVDEFLEMLEIVEETLTAPASAAATPEAPEKDPLEAVAGDVLAGRWEVRRRLGTGSTSRAFLVRDLEAEAKKTRPLAVLKVALSDSRGEILAHEAEVMGRLRPDSRIIRLVEPEPLHIGGRTVLALEYVGDERDDAGNGEAGEGTSRSRRREETVARQLREGGRLPIDQLEAYGDYLFGAVDFLEGEGVWHRDIKPDNIAIRIRPNRTRELVLIDFSLAGYPAKNVDAGTEGYLDPFVEIITRGSYDSHAERYAVAVTLHQMASGELPKWGDGAVLPRMTDAKEWPYPKIEFDAFDPAVRDGLVAFFQKALHRDASKRFPELKPMRDAWKKIFLDASQAVPSSHRTRHPAPGESTPAAIAEAEPETAEQQRDRLAAEVTRDTPLSVAGLTGAAESFLYGLGITKVGELLDYSRRKLVNAPGLGAKTRNEVQRRQREWGEKLREVPVSPLTPQGRAEAKEELEQLTAAESAVVDVLASARSLRSISLDTLATIFVPAINNNGSNRNKAEMVRLLLRLPDEQGVLPHGIGVWPKQKDVAEALGLTAGRIPQMLKEERKRWKDHEAVQALRAEILELLAGMGRVASAAEIADALAVRRGTQLTEREQRRALALAAVRAVVEVEQLVPEEAEFQHQPNRKATDESLGAGLLALDVREDDAPDTPTAPGLLHYATRLGKTADRLAELDTLPTAATVLVELGALTVPPGTIDWDERRMVELAAAASTNAAATPRLEVYPRDLPLVRALRLTQAGLPRLIPGVPEQRQPGLTGEDVHERVRARFPELVMPDGRGGTTHELPTGGPLTKALRDAGFDLSLSMREDTKTLRYLPTRMDHVTSYLTGGAWGTSTRGGSVTRYADDPQLAGAVRAEERLLASARRDGYRVLTVRQQLTRDAVVELAGERFAAGAVSVTELFLEAMHGLVPPGTKPTWETLLKADVAETGSRGAMKFAEYARTAWGSVEPRVRELLGAGSGPVLMTEAAVFARYDAMGVLDRLADAARQGGRGLWLLVPQGDPSREPRLGQVAVPYQAGLGEWIQLPDTWVRKAHLGSGEGSVSVEGDAK comes from the coding sequence ATGCGGGAAGGCCGGTGGACCACGGTCACCGAGTCCGAGTTCGACCATGAGCGTCGCGGCCTCGATGCCATCCGCGAGAAGCTGCCGGACTCCGACCCGTGGCGGGCCTGGTCGAACTTCACCTTCACCGCGAACACCGGGCACGTCCGTGAGGTCGACCTGCTCGTGGTCGCCCCCGGCGGCATGTGCATGATCGAGCTGAAGGACTGGCACGGCTCGGTCACCTCCGAGAACGGCACCTGGGTGCAGACCACACCCGGTGGTCACCGGCGCACGCACGGCAACCCGCTGCACCTCGTCAACAAGAAGGCCAAGGAGCTGGCCGGGCTGCTCGGGCAGAACGGCAAGCGCGTGTGGGTCGGCGAGGCGGTCTGCTTCACCGACAACTCCCTGCGCGTCCGGCTTCCTGCCCATGACCAGAACGGCGTCTACACGATCGCCGAACTGATCAAGATGCTGGAGCAGCCGCCGCGGGACGAGCGCCGCCGGATCAGCGCGATCGACTCCCGCGAGATCAAGACCGCGCTGGAGCGGATCGGCATCCGCCGCAGCGACGCCGAGTACAAGGTCGGGCCCTACGAGCTGGATCGGAAGTCTTTCGACTCCGGACCGACCTGGGCCGACTACCAGGCCCGCCATGTCGAGCTGCCCGAGCTGGCCCGTATCCGTATTTATCTACGGGAACGCGGCTCGGACGCCACGATTCGGCAGTCCGTGGAGAACGCCGCCAGGCGCGAGGCGGCGGTCCTGAAGCGCTTCCGCCACCCCGGCGCCGTCCAGCTCAAGGACTACTACCCCTCCGGGCACTCGGCCGGCCCCGCGCTGCTCTTCGACTACCACCCGCAGACGATGAAGCTGGACGAGTACCTGGTCCAGTACGGCGAGAAGCTCGACGTCCTCGGCCGGATGGCCCTCGTACGGCAGCTCGCCGAGACCATGAGGTCCGCGCACTCCAGCCGTATCCACCACCGGGCGCTCGCCGCGCGCTCGGTGCACGTCCTGCCCCGCAACCGGGGCAGGAAGGGCCAGGCCGTGGGCGAGGAGGCAGCCTGGCTCAGCCCGCGCCTGCAGATCTCCGACTGGCAGATCGCCACACAGCGGAGCCTGGGCTCGTCCCAGGGCGGGGGCGCGACCCGTTTCGCGCCGACCGCGCTCTCCGCGATGCACATCGCCGAGGGCTCCGACCCGTACCTCGCGCCCGAGCTGACCGCGCTCAACGCCGACCCGGTGTACCTGGACGTGTACGGCCTCGGCGTCCTCACGTACCTGCTGGTCACGGGCAAGGCCCCGGCCGCCAGCCAGGCCGAGCTGCTGGCCCGGCTGGAGGCAGGGGAGGGGCTGCGTCCCAGCTCCCTGGTGGACGGCCTCTCGGAGGACATCGACTTCCTGGTGCAGGCCGCCACGGCGTACCGGCCGCAGCAGCGCCTGTCCACGGTCGACGAATTTCTGGAGATGCTGGAGATCGTCGAGGAGACCCTCACCGCTCCGGCATCCGCCGCGGCCACCCCCGAAGCCCCGGAGAAGGACCCGCTCGAAGCCGTCGCGGGCGATGTCCTCGCCGGCCGCTGGGAGGTCCGCCGCCGTCTCGGCACCGGCTCGACCAGCCGCGCCTTCCTCGTCCGCGACCTCGAGGCCGAGGCGAAGAAGACCCGCCCGCTGGCCGTGCTCAAGGTCGCCCTGTCCGACAGCCGAGGCGAGATCCTCGCCCACGAGGCCGAGGTCATGGGCCGGCTGCGCCCCGACTCGCGCATCATCCGCCTCGTCGAGCCGGAGCCGCTGCACATCGGTGGCCGTACGGTCCTCGCGCTGGAGTACGTCGGCGACGAGCGGGACGATGCGGGCAACGGCGAGGCGGGCGAAGGGACATCGCGTTCCCGCCGCCGCGAGGAGACGGTGGCCCGCCAGCTCCGCGAGGGCGGCCGGCTCCCGATCGACCAGCTGGAGGCGTACGGCGACTACCTCTTCGGCGCCGTCGACTTCCTCGAGGGCGAGGGCGTCTGGCACCGCGACATCAAGCCGGACAACATCGCGATCCGTATCCGCCCGAACCGCACCCGCGAGCTGGTGCTGATCGACTTCTCGCTCGCCGGATACCCGGCGAAGAACGTCGACGCGGGTACGGAGGGCTATCTCGACCCGTTCGTCGAGATCATTACGCGCGGGTCGTACGACTCCCACGCCGAGCGGTACGCCGTCGCCGTCACCCTGCACCAGATGGCGTCGGGCGAGCTGCCCAAGTGGGGCGACGGGGCTGTGCTGCCGCGGATGACGGACGCGAAGGAGTGGCCGTACCCGAAGATCGAGTTTGATGCTTTCGACCCGGCCGTCCGCGACGGGCTCGTCGCGTTCTTCCAGAAGGCCCTGCACCGGGATGCCAGCAAGCGCTTCCCCGAGCTGAAGCCGATGCGGGACGCGTGGAAGAAGATCTTCCTTGACGCCTCGCAGGCCGTGCCGTCCAGCCACCGCACCCGGCATCCCGCGCCCGGCGAGAGCACGCCTGCCGCCATCGCGGAGGCAGAGCCGGAGACCGCCGAGCAGCAGCGGGACCGGCTCGCCGCTGAAGTGACCCGCGATACCCCGTTGTCGGTTGCCGGTCTCACGGGTGCCGCGGAGTCGTTCCTGTACGGGCTTGGCATCACGAAGGTCGGCGAGCTGCTCGACTACAGCCGCCGCAAGCTCGTCAACGCCCCTGGCCTCGGCGCCAAGACCCGCAACGAGGTCCAGCGACGTCAGCGCGAGTGGGGCGAGAAGCTGCGCGAGGTCCCTGTTTCGCCGCTCACCCCGCAGGGGCGGGCGGAGGCGAAGGAGGAGCTGGAGCAGCTGACCGCCGCGGAGTCGGCCGTCGTCGACGTGCTTGCATCGGCCCGCAGCCTGCGCTCCATCAGCCTCGACACCCTCGCCACGATCTTCGTACCGGCGATCAACAACAACGGCTCGAACCGCAACAAGGCGGAGATGGTGCGGCTGCTGCTGCGCCTGCCCGACGAGCAGGGCGTACTGCCGCACGGCATCGGCGTCTGGCCCAAGCAGAAGGATGTCGCGGAGGCGCTGGGCCTGACGGCCGGCCGCATCCCGCAGATGCTCAAGGAGGAGCGCAAGCGCTGGAAGGACCACGAGGCGGTCCAGGCGCTGCGCGCGGAGATCCTGGAACTGCTCGCCGGAATGGGGCGGGTCGCCTCGGCAGCCGAGATCGCGGACGCACTGGCGGTGCGCCGCGGCACCCAGCTCACCGAGCGCGAGCAGCGGCGTGCGCTCGCTCTCGCGGCGGTGCGAGCGGTGGTGGAGGTCGAGCAGCTCGTACCGGAGGAGGCCGAGTTCCAGCACCAGCCCAACCGCAAGGCGACGGATGAGTCGCTGGGCGCGGGCCTGCTGGCATTGGACGTACGCGAGGACGACGCCCCGGACACCCCGACCGCGCCCGGCCTGCTCCACTATGCGACGCGGCTGGGCAAGACGGCGGACCGGCTGGCCGAGCTGGACACGCTGCCGACGGCGGCGACGGTGCTGGTCGAGCTGGGCGCGCTGACCGTGCCGCCGGGCACGATCGACTGGGACGAGCGCCGCATGGTGGAGCTGGCGGCGGCGGCCTCGACGAACGCGGCCGCCACGCCGCGTCTTGAGGTGTACCCGCGTGACCTGCCGCTGGTGCGAGCACTGCGTCTCACACAGGCGGGCCTGCCGCGGCTGATCCCGGGTGTACCGGAGCAGCGGCAGCCCGGTCTGACTGGTGAGGACGTGCACGAGCGGGTACGGGCGCGTTTCCCGGAGCTGGTCATGCCGGACGGCCGGGGCGGTACGACGCACGAGCTGCCGACGGGCGGCCCGCTGACGAAGGCGCTGCGTGACGCAGGCTTCGACCTGTCCCTGTCCATGCGCGAGGACACGAAGACGCTGCGGTACCTGCCGACCCGCATGGACCATGTCACCAGCTACCTCACGGGTGGGGCCTGGGGAACGTCCACCCGCGGTGGTTCGGTGACGCGATACGCGGACGACCCGCAGCTCGCGGGCGCGGTCCGGGCCGAGGAGCGCCTGCTTGCGTCGGCGCGGCGAGACGGTTACCGGGTGTTGACGGTACGTCAGCAGCTGACGCGGGACGCGGTGGTGGAGCTGGCGGGTGAGCGCTTCGCTGCCGGCGCCGTCTCGGTGACCGAGCTGTTCCTGGAGGCCATGCACGGGCTCGTCCCACCGGGGACGAAGCCGACGTGGGAGACGCTGCTCAAGGCGGACGTGGCCGAGACCGGGTCGCGGGGCGCGATGAAGTTCGCGGAGTACGCGCGTACGGCGTGGGGTTCCGTCGAGCCGCGGGTACGGGAACTGCTCGGCGCTGGGAGTGGTCCTGTGCTGATGACGGAGGCCGCGGTGTTCGCCCGGTACGACGCGATGGGCGTCCTGGACCGCCTCGCGGACGCGGCCCGGCAGGGCGGACGCGGCCTGTGGCTGCTCGTACCGCAGGGCGACCCTTCGCGAGAGCCGCGGCTCGGGCAGGTGGCCGTGCCGTACCAGGCCGGCCTGGGGGAATGGATTCAGCTTCCGGACACGTGGGTGCGCAAGGCGCACCTCGGGTCCGGCGAGGGTTCTGTGAGTGTCGAGGGAGACGCGAAGTGA
- the pglX gene encoding BREX-2 system adenine-specific DNA-methyltransferase PglX: MIDRKALLDNLKQQVKAVETDLARQVKVVEEVGTRLRGEYDQARKLGRTAATWNSWLDDRVTQVAVAWVLGSVFVRFCEDNRLIPEPYLTGPDGDRRELAEARYDAYVEAEDDPTYRGWLERAFEELGAGQAGRLLFDRKHNPLYQIPLSHDGARELVEFWRERDESGALVHDFTDPLNEDGTEGWDTRFLGDLYQDLSEAARKTYALLQTPEFVEEFILDRTMDPAVREFGYEDLKMIDPTCGSGHFVLGAFRRLVRLWGEGQPGRDVHERVRAALDSVHGVDLNPFAVAIARFRLLVAAMAASGVRTLAEAARYEWPIHLAVGDSLIKARQLELTLLGEDEDGADDPLASFAYATEDVHEHSGILQQGRYHVVVGNPPYITVKDKKLNALYRELYDACGGTYALSVPFAQRFFDLAKRGDAEGRGYGMVGQITANSFMKREFGTKLIESYFRDRVELTEVIDTSGAYIPGHGTPTVILVGKRRDGSGRSHTIRTVRSVQGEPAAPENAEDGLVWNAIVDQIDKPGSVSQWVSADDLERARYFARKPWILTDGGLEMVEALSVAGVAPLKSQIVRIGFYGDTHADDALTMPARVLKMRGAEPEFVKRIGVGDEVRDFAIADGSSVIHPYDSSRSIAPVGVMPNIGRILWPNRTELGNRSTFSGRTYFADSRAWWEWHQLPKDDSAHEWSLNFAFVATHNHVALDRSGRAFTRTTPVIKLPERANREEHLRLLGLLNSSTAGLWLKMVSHSKGTEGHQSGIKTELWEQFYEFTGTKVQELPLPAEYPTALATVLDTLAQQLSTTSPSALATESTPTAPALREAKARWESTRARMIALQEELDWQVYSLYKLYPEDLRVSEDPNEPKTPQLALGERAFEIVLARRVAAGEASDEWFKRHNSTPITEIPAHWPAPYREIVQKRIDAIESSRAIGMIERPEYKRRWATEGWDALQEKALRSWLLDRIENRDHWYDENGLPTLVTLSRLTDALSRDVDFVSVAKLYAPRKDLPKVVAELLADEHVPFLAALRYKPAALKKRADWEHVWDLQRQEDAAPDESAKRKIRDSIPVPPKYTSADFLRPSYWRARGKLDVPKERFISYAQTNTPTPELYGWAGWDQREQAQALATYFTNTALSTEEITPFLAGLLELQPWLFQWHNEFDMLYSVSPADFFASYRQQKQGEHGLTDDDLRNWRPPAAARGRRAAVKK, from the coding sequence GTGATCGACCGCAAGGCTCTGTTGGACAACCTGAAGCAGCAGGTCAAGGCGGTCGAGACCGACCTCGCACGGCAGGTGAAGGTCGTGGAGGAGGTCGGGACGCGGCTGCGCGGCGAGTACGACCAGGCGCGCAAGCTGGGGCGTACGGCGGCGACGTGGAACTCGTGGCTCGACGACCGCGTCACGCAGGTCGCGGTGGCGTGGGTCCTGGGGTCGGTCTTCGTCCGCTTCTGTGAGGACAACCGGCTGATCCCCGAGCCGTACCTGACGGGCCCGGACGGCGACCGTCGCGAACTGGCCGAGGCGCGTTACGACGCGTATGTGGAGGCGGAGGACGACCCGACGTACCGGGGCTGGCTGGAGCGCGCCTTCGAGGAACTGGGCGCGGGCCAGGCCGGCCGACTGCTCTTCGATCGCAAGCACAACCCCCTGTACCAGATCCCGCTGTCGCACGACGGTGCGCGGGAGCTGGTCGAGTTCTGGCGCGAGCGCGACGAGTCGGGTGCGCTGGTCCATGACTTCACGGACCCGCTGAACGAGGACGGCACGGAGGGCTGGGACACGCGGTTCCTGGGTGACCTGTACCAGGACCTGAGCGAGGCCGCGCGTAAGACATACGCGTTGCTCCAGACCCCGGAGTTCGTGGAGGAGTTTATCCTCGACCGCACGATGGACCCGGCGGTCCGGGAGTTCGGCTATGAGGACCTGAAGATGATCGACCCCACGTGCGGGTCGGGTCACTTCGTCCTGGGCGCCTTCCGGCGGCTGGTTCGGCTGTGGGGGGAGGGTCAGCCGGGGCGTGACGTGCACGAGCGGGTGCGGGCTGCGCTGGATTCTGTGCATGGAGTGGACCTGAACCCGTTCGCGGTGGCTATCGCGAGGTTCCGGTTGTTGGTTGCGGCTATGGCTGCGAGCGGTGTACGGACGCTGGCAGAGGCCGCCAGGTACGAGTGGCCCATCCACCTGGCTGTCGGCGACTCGCTCATCAAGGCCCGCCAGCTGGAACTGACGCTGCTGGGCGAGGACGAGGACGGGGCCGACGACCCGCTGGCCTCGTTCGCCTACGCCACCGAGGACGTGCACGAGCACTCAGGGATCTTGCAGCAGGGGCGCTATCACGTGGTGGTCGGAAACCCGCCGTACATCACAGTGAAGGACAAGAAGCTCAACGCGCTGTACCGGGAGCTTTACGACGCCTGCGGGGGTACGTACGCGCTGTCGGTGCCGTTTGCGCAGAGATTCTTTGATCTTGCCAAGCGGGGGGACGCCGAGGGGCGTGGCTACGGCATGGTCGGGCAGATCACTGCCAACTCGTTCATGAAGCGCGAGTTCGGTACGAAGCTGATCGAGAGCTACTTCCGCGACCGTGTTGAGTTGACGGAGGTCATCGACACCTCCGGCGCCTACATCCCCGGGCATGGGACGCCTACTGTCATCCTGGTAGGTAAGCGCCGTGATGGCAGCGGACGCTCGCATACCATTCGCACGGTGCGAAGCGTCCAGGGCGAGCCCGCAGCGCCGGAGAACGCCGAGGACGGTCTGGTGTGGAACGCGATCGTGGACCAGATCGACAAACCGGGCTCGGTGAGCCAGTGGGTGTCGGCGGACGACCTTGAGCGGGCGCGGTATTTCGCTAGGAAGCCGTGGATCTTGACCGACGGCGGGCTTGAGATGGTCGAGGCCTTGTCGGTGGCTGGCGTGGCACCGCTCAAGTCGCAGATTGTCCGGATTGGCTTCTACGGCGACACCCATGCTGATGACGCACTCACGATGCCGGCCCGGGTACTCAAGATGCGCGGCGCAGAACCGGAGTTTGTCAAGCGCATCGGCGTAGGTGACGAGGTGCGGGACTTTGCCATTGCTGATGGCAGCTCTGTGATTCACCCGTACGACTCTTCGCGGTCGATTGCTCCCGTTGGCGTCATGCCGAATATCGGGCGAATTCTGTGGCCTAACCGGACCGAGCTCGGAAATCGTTCGACGTTTTCGGGCCGTACCTACTTTGCCGACAGCCGTGCCTGGTGGGAATGGCACCAGCTCCCGAAAGACGACAGTGCCCACGAGTGGTCCCTGAACTTTGCTTTCGTAGCCACGCATAACCATGTTGCCTTGGACCGCAGTGGACGTGCTTTCACTCGAACCACTCCGGTGATCAAGTTGCCAGAGAGGGCCAATAGGGAGGAGCACCTGCGGCTGCTTGGGCTGCTCAACAGCTCTACTGCTGGTCTGTGGCTCAAGATGGTGAGTCACAGCAAGGGGACAGAAGGGCATCAGTCTGGCATCAAGACCGAACTCTGGGAGCAGTTCTACGAGTTCACGGGAACCAAGGTTCAGGAGCTCCCGCTCCCCGCCGAGTACCCCACAGCCCTTGCAACTGTGCTCGATACCCTTGCTCAGCAGCTCTCCACTACCAGCCCCTCCGCCCTAGCGACTGAGTCCACCCCCACTGCCCCCGCCCTCCGCGAAGCCAAGGCCCGCTGGGAATCCACTCGCGCTCGCATGATCGCCCTTCAGGAGGAGCTGGACTGGCAGGTCTACTCCCTCTACAAGTTGTACCCCGAAGACCTCCGCGTCTCCGAGGACCCCAACGAGCCCAAAACCCCCCAACTCGCCCTCGGTGAGCGCGCCTTCGAGATCGTCCTTGCGCGTCGCGTCGCCGCAGGCGAGGCGTCCGACGAGTGGTTCAAGCGGCACAACTCCACCCCCATCACGGAGATCCCCGCGCACTGGCCAGCCCCCTACCGGGAGATCGTCCAGAAGCGGATCGACGCCATCGAGTCGTCCCGCGCCATCGGCATGATTGAGCGCCCCGAGTACAAGCGCCGCTGGGCCACCGAGGGCTGGGACGCCCTCCAGGAGAAGGCCCTGCGCTCCTGGCTGCTCGACCGGATCGAGAACCGGGACCACTGGTACGACGAGAACGGCCTGCCTACGCTCGTCACCCTCTCCCGGCTCACCGACGCCCTCTCCCGTGACGTGGACTTCGTCTCCGTTGCCAAGCTCTACGCGCCCCGCAAGGACCTGCCGAAGGTCGTCGCGGAGCTGCTCGCTGACGAGCATGTGCCGTTCCTCGCAGCCCTGCGCTACAAGCCTGCCGCCCTGAAGAAGCGCGCGGACTGGGAGCACGTGTGGGACCTTCAGCGTCAGGAGGATGCCGCGCCCGACGAGTCGGCCAAGCGCAAGATCCGGGACTCCATCCCCGTACCGCCGAAGTACACCTCCGCCGACTTCCTGCGCCCCTCCTACTGGCGGGCGCGTGGCAAGCTCGACGTACCCAAGGAACGCTTCATCTCCTACGCCCAGACCAACACCCCTACCCCCGAGCTGTACGGGTGGGCCGGCTGGGATCAGCGGGAGCAGGCGCAGGCCCTCGCCACGTACTTCACCAACACCGCACTGTCCACCGAGGAAATCACGCCGTTCCTCGCCGGGCTGCTGGAGCTCCAGCCGTGGCTGTTCCAGTGGCACAACGAGTTCGACATGCTCTACAGCGTCTCCCCTGCGGACTTCTTCGCCAGCTACCGCCAGCAGAAGCAGGGCGAGCACGGACTCACCGATGACGACCTTCGCAACTGGCGTCCCCCGGCCGCAGCCCGAGGCCGTCGCGCCGCCGTGAAGAAGTAG
- a CDS encoding alpha/beta hydrolase, giving the protein MKPRLVFVHGIGGPRDVAAECKEWLQELAAGARAAGHSHRVLDLMQGWAADARFAYYGDLFRPPEAQGAESGAGKDADNDLVVGLLLEAVDERLADPGLGGTEERTLRHARAQLAPTGVPQGAGSAGRRALNALTTLMSVPGLRRIGGWGASRLTVTALGQVARYLGRGEPDSDGLTLDTRIRQRVADTLDPEGPTIVVSHSLGTVVALETLHAHQGFSVPLLVTLGSPIGMRTVVLPHLRPQPLQVPAQVGKWLNFWDRDDIIAARPRLEAFVRPNAATVLPVTSRVDSDGVWVHPAAKYLAQPAVAGPVVEALESIARA; this is encoded by the coding sequence ATGAAGCCGCGCCTGGTGTTCGTGCACGGCATCGGAGGACCGAGGGACGTCGCAGCTGAATGCAAGGAATGGCTGCAGGAGCTGGCCGCCGGAGCCCGGGCAGCGGGCCACTCCCACCGGGTGCTGGATCTGATGCAGGGATGGGCCGCCGATGCCAGGTTCGCCTACTACGGAGACCTGTTTCGGCCTCCGGAAGCCCAGGGTGCGGAGTCCGGAGCCGGCAAGGACGCGGACAACGACCTGGTCGTCGGGCTGCTGCTGGAAGCCGTCGATGAGAGGCTCGCGGACCCCGGTCTCGGCGGCACCGAGGAGCGGACGCTGCGGCATGCCCGGGCTCAGCTCGCTCCCACGGGTGTCCCGCAGGGAGCCGGGAGCGCCGGACGGCGGGCGCTCAATGCGCTCACTACACTGATGTCGGTGCCGGGGCTGCGAAGGATCGGCGGCTGGGGCGCCTCGCGGCTGACCGTCACCGCACTCGGGCAGGTGGCCCGCTACCTCGGCCGGGGCGAGCCGGACAGCGATGGCCTGACTCTCGACACCAGAATCCGGCAGCGGGTCGCCGACACGCTCGACCCTGAAGGGCCGACGATCGTGGTGTCCCACTCCCTGGGCACCGTCGTCGCGCTGGAGACACTTCACGCCCATCAGGGTTTCTCCGTGCCGCTGCTGGTCACCCTCGGTTCACCGATCGGCATGCGGACGGTGGTGCTTCCGCATCTGCGTCCGCAACCGCTCCAGGTGCCGGCTCAGGTCGGCAAGTGGCTCAACTTCTGGGACCGTGACGACATCATCGCCGCCCGTCCGCGGCTGGAGGCGTTCGTCCGTCCGAACGCCGCCACCGTGCTACCGGTGACTTCCCGGGTCGACTCCGATGGCGTCTGGGTGCATCCCGCTGCCAAGTATCTTGCGCAGCCAGCGGTGGCGGGTCCGGTCGTGGAGGCTCTGGAGTCGATCGCGCGCGCATGA
- a CDS encoding AAA family ATPase, translated as MTWQPFYVGDGTPRDVDLGDPPPWRSFPRRTLHKEFRPPKGLVDAVNAALVLRRPLLVTGPAGSGKSTVIEQVASELKLGTVLRWHITSRSSLQEALYRYDALGRIHAQRLDPSGGDDIEPFLHMGPLGTALLPSDHPRALLIDEIDKSDLDLPSDLLDVLERGEFEIPELARYKHNVVQIRESGSDRRSGVTRGRVQCTTFPFIVMTSNGERDFPAAFLRRCVRFTMPMPTVETLRQIVEAHLTPDPAHNGPVDTLIAIFVDRLNAGESLAIDQLLNAVHLLGGIAAPEGGDRQEVMELILRELSRA; from the coding sequence ATGACCTGGCAGCCCTTCTACGTCGGGGACGGCACGCCGCGCGATGTCGACCTGGGCGATCCTCCACCGTGGCGCAGCTTCCCCCGCCGGACGCTGCACAAGGAGTTCCGCCCGCCCAAGGGCCTCGTCGACGCCGTCAACGCGGCGCTTGTGCTCCGGCGTCCGCTGCTTGTCACCGGGCCCGCCGGGTCCGGTAAGTCCACGGTGATCGAACAGGTGGCGTCGGAGCTCAAGCTCGGCACCGTACTGCGTTGGCACATCACTTCCCGGAGCAGCCTGCAGGAGGCCCTGTACCGCTACGACGCGCTGGGGCGCATCCACGCCCAGCGCCTGGACCCATCCGGGGGCGACGACATCGAGCCCTTCCTGCACATGGGGCCTCTGGGAACGGCACTGCTCCCGTCCGACCATCCTCGCGCACTGTTGATTGATGAGATCGACAAGAGCGATCTCGACCTGCCGAGTGATCTTCTTGATGTGCTGGAGCGCGGTGAGTTCGAGATTCCGGAGCTCGCCCGGTACAAGCACAACGTCGTACAGATCCGCGAATCGGGCAGCGATCGGCGCAGCGGCGTCACCCGCGGGCGAGTACAGTGCACAACCTTTCCCTTCATTGTCATGACCAGCAACGGCGAACGCGACTTCCCTGCAGCCTTCCTGCGGCGGTGCGTACGGTTCACCATGCCCATGCCCACAGTGGAGACGCTGCGCCAGATCGTCGAAGCCCATCTGACTCCCGACCCTGCACACAACGGCCCGGTCGACACGCTGATCGCCATCTTTGTCGACCGACTCAACGCGGGCGAGAGCCTGGCGATCGACCAGCTCCTCAACGCCGTCCACCTGCTGGGCGGCATCGCCGCTCCCGAGGGCGGGGACCGCCAGGAGGTCATGGAACTGATTCTGCGCGAGCTGTCCCGTGCCTGA